The Magnolia sinica isolate HGM2019 chromosome 10, MsV1, whole genome shotgun sequence genome includes a window with the following:
- the LOC131257732 gene encoding zinc finger protein ZAT9-like, with the protein MEEERYISICGDSMRVGLLWSKIKTQKSVECYGEDGTYDRILEKRIPQKSRKALSSHRRVRSSIGEDDTPTHSVNPSLMELKSHFQLKNLTVDQEHNRDVSDGFRNNVCLICGKKFPSIKSLSGHLRCHPDRGWRGIQPPLSIAKYSLSSTVTDSLDRKTDDQIDSATTTEGSASDHVRSMSSWAMTRKRSWRIESVVHQSVECLQDPISDAVHNLMMLAHADPPDSSPSKKNQRDDELEAKDIDFTLKKAKIYEGDDILENGSESESIYMDSRLKKMVGVGDSKQEIEQSQGENVNYNKLEYQINCVNEKISQKKKKKKRKMRDLKSVADGRHVCSTCNKSFSSHQALGGHRSSHKKFKNGLPTAESDELTVKDAVDQEASLKLLIKHKCNICSKVFPTGQALGGHKRRHWAGPVEDPMSSITLQEDVPKTRRPLLDFDLNELPDPAQCQGRP; encoded by the coding sequence ATGGAAGAAGAGAGATATATTTCTATATGTGGAGATTCGATGAGAGTCGGACTTCTATGGTCGAAGATCAAGACCCAGAAGAGCGTTGAATGCTATGGAGAAGATGGCACCTATGATCGTATCTTGGAAAAGAGAATTCCACAGAAGTCGAGAAAAGCCTTGAGTAGCCACCGAAGAGTTCGCAGCTCTATTGGAGAAGATGATACACCCACTCACAGTGTAAATCCTTCCCTCATGGAGCTCAAGTCTCACTTCCAGCTCAAGAATCTGACTGTCGATCAAGAACATAATAGGGATGTAAGTGATGGATTTAGGAATAATGTATGTTTGATTTGTGGGAAGAAATTCCCATCGATAAAATCATTATCAGGCCACTTGAGATGCCACCCAGATAGGGGGTGGAGGGgaattcaaccaccattgtcgaTTGCGAAGTACAGCTTATCATCGACGGTGACAGACTCATTGGACCGGAAGACGGATGATCAGATCGATTCGGCTACAACGACAGAAGGATCAGCTTCTGATCATGTCCGGTCCATGTCCAGCTGGGCCATGACGCGAAAAAGAAGCTGGAGGATTGAATCTGTGGTTCACCAATCTGTAGAATGTTTGCAGGATCCAATATCTGATGCTGTGCATAATCTGATGATGCTAGCTCATGCAGATCCTCCTGACTCATCTCCGTCGAAGAAGAATCAAAGAGATGATGAGTTGGAAGCTAAGGACATTGATTTTACACTGAAGAAAGCCAAAATATATGAAGGAGATGATATTTTGGAAAATGGGTCTGAATCAGAATCTATATACATGGATTCTAGATTGAAAAAGATGGTTGGTGTTGGAGATTCGAAGCAGGAAATTGAACAATCACAAGGTGAAAATGTCAATTACAACAAGCTAGAATATCAGATTAATTGTGTGAATGAGAAAATCagtcagaagaagaagaagaagaagagaaagatgagAGATTTGAAATCAGTAGCTGATGGTAGACATGTATGCAGCACTTGCAATAAATCCTTCTCATCTCACCAAGCACTAGGAGGCCACAGATCCAGCCACAAGAAGTTCAAGAACGGTCTCCCGACCGCTGAATCAGATGAATTAACAGTTAAAGATGCAGTTGATCAAGAGGCAAGTTTGAAGTTGTTGATCAAGCACAAATGCAATATCTGCAGCAAGGTGTTTCCAACAGGCCAGGCTCTTGGAGGGCACAAGAGGCGCCACTGGGCTGGCCCAGTTGAAGATCCGATGAGTTCGATCACATTGCAGGAAGATGTTCCGAAAACGCGCCGCCCATTGCTCGATTTCGACCTCAATGAGCTTCCTGATCCTGCTCAGTGTCAAGGTCGGCCTTGA
- the LOC131257733 gene encoding ubiquitin-conjugating enzyme E2 5A-like, which yields MASKRIQKELQDLQRDPPTSCSAGPVGEDLFHWQATIMGPADSPYAGGVFFVMIHFPPDYPFKPPKVNFQTKVYHPNINSNGSICLDILKEQWSPALTISKVLLSICSLLTDPNPDDPLVPEIAHIYKNQTSRYEETARAWTQKYAMN from the exons ATGGCCAGCAAGCGAATTCAGAAGGAACTTCAGGATCTGCAGAGAGATCCTCCAACGTCTTGCAGTGCAGGACCTGTTGGGGAGGACCTTTTCCACTGGCAGGCAACAATCATGGGTCCTGCCGATAGCCCCTATGCAGGAGGCGTATTCTTTGTCATGATCCATTTCCCTCCTGATTATCCATTCAAgcctcccaaagtcaacttccaGACCAAG GTCTACCACCCAAACATAAATTCCAATGGCAGCATCTGCCTCGATATCCTTAAAGAGCAATGGAGCCCGGCTCTGACCATATCAAAGGTCCTCCTCTCGATCTGTTCCCTCCTCACCGACCCCAACCCAGACGATCCGCTCGTTCCTGAGATCGCTCACATCTACAAAAACCAGACAAGCCGATATGAGGAAACAGCGAGGGCATGGACCCAGAAATATGCCATGAACTGA